A genome region from Natronobeatus ordinarius includes the following:
- a CDS encoding pyridoxamine 5'-phosphate oxidase family protein has protein sequence MRSVPPEAERLLESEPLMAHLATSVDDRPHVAPVWYRYDDGVVEVATTGRKLENVRANPRVALSVQKDEGGDARWTVTLLGSAAIVEDEDESRRAIRRLNAKYDASEDAYEGNTLVRIHVGSTTYRTYDEA, from the coding sequence ATGCGCTCCGTTCCACCGGAAGCCGAACGGCTCCTCGAGTCCGAACCGCTCATGGCCCACCTTGCGACCAGCGTCGACGATCGGCCCCACGTCGCGCCGGTGTGGTACCGCTACGACGACGGCGTCGTCGAGGTCGCCACGACGGGACGCAAGCTCGAGAACGTCAGGGCGAATCCGCGGGTCGCGCTCTCGGTCCAGAAGGACGAGGGCGGAGACGCCCGCTGGACCGTGACGCTGCTCGGGTCGGCAGCGATCGTCGAGGACGAGGATGAGTCGCGGCGGGCGATCCGCCGGCTCAACGCGAAGTACGACGCGAGCGAGGACGCCTACGAGGGGAATACGCTCGTCAGGATTCACGTCGGCTCGACGACGTACCGAACCTACGACGAAGCGTGA
- a CDS encoding nuclear transport factor 2 family protein — MSSTEAVLEHHLDAFTEQDLEAVMEDYVEDSIVVTNMGTFRGLEEIEGLFENLFAEFSQEGSSITMDEQLVEGEFGYIVWHAETPDNVYEFATDTFHIPDDAISFQTFAGKLSSKE, encoded by the coding sequence ATGTCATCGACCGAAGCCGTGCTGGAACACCACCTGGATGCGTTCACCGAACAGGACCTCGAGGCGGTCATGGAAGACTACGTCGAGGACTCGATCGTCGTCACCAACATGGGCACCTTCCGCGGCCTCGAGGAGATCGAGGGGCTGTTCGAGAACCTCTTCGCGGAGTTCTCCCAGGAGGGCTCGTCGATCACGATGGACGAACAGCTCGTCGAGGGCGAGTTCGGCTACATCGTCTGGCACGCCGAGACGCCCGACAACGTCTACGAGTTCGCCACCGACACCTTCCACATCCCCGACGACGCGATTTCCTTCCAGACGTTCGCCGGGAAGCTCTCGTCGAAGGAGTGA